The following are encoded together in the Balaenoptera acutorostrata chromosome 9, mBalAcu1.1, whole genome shotgun sequence genome:
- the CIMAP1A gene encoding outer dense fiber protein 3, with amino-acid sequence MAQEVWVGTWRPHRPRGPIMALYSSPGPKYLIPPTTGFVKHTPNKLRAPAYSIHGAPMLLAENCSPGPRYSVNPKILRTGKDLGPAYSILGRYCTKTTLTPGPGDYFPEKSTKHVFDLAPSHSISARTKTFRVDSTPGPAAYMLPVVMGPHTVGKASQPAFSIKGRSKLGSFSDDLYKTPGPAAYRQTNVQVTKFKAPQYTMAARVEPPGDKTLKPGPGAHSPEKVTVTKPCAPIVTFGIKHSDCMTPLVVDVEQPWPRPTRHATPLHITCPQQQIP; translated from the exons ATGGCGCAGGAGGTATGGGTGGGCACCTGGAGGCCCCATCGCCCCCGGGGACCCATCATGGCCCTCTACAGCAGCCCTGGACCCAAGTACCTGATTCCACCCACCACAG GCTTTGTGAAGCACACGCCCAACAAGCTGCGTGCACCGGCCTACAGCATCCATGGGGCCCCCATGCTCCTGGCAGAGAACTGCTCCCCGGGGCCCCGCTACAGCGTGAACCCCAAGATACTGAGGACTGGCAAGGACCTCGGCCCCGCCTACTCCATCCTGGGGCGCTACTGCACTAAGACCACGCTGACCCCCGGCCCTG gcgaCTACTTTCCAGAGAAATCTACCAAGCATGTGTTCGACTTGGCGCCCAGCCACTCCATTTCTGCCCGAACCAAGACCTTCCGAGTGGACAGCACCCCAG GCCCCGCTGCCTACATGCTGCCCGTGGTGATGGGGCCTCACACTGTCGGCAAGGCCTCCCAGCCCGCCTTCTCCATCAAGGGCCGCAGCAAGCTGGGCAGCTTCAGCGACGACCTGTACAAG ACCCCAGGTCCCGCAGCCTACCGCCAGACCAATGTCCAGGTGACTAAGTTCAAGGCTCCACAGTACACCATGGCTGCCCGAGTGGAGCCCCCGGGGGACAAGACCCTCAAGCCAGGACCAGGAGCCCACAGCCCTGAGAAG GTGACAGTGACCAAGCCCTGCGCCCCCATCGTCACCTTTGGCATCAAACATTCTGACTGCATGACACCCCTGGTGGTGGACGTGGAACagccctggccccgccccacccGCCACGCCACGCCTCTGCACATCACGTGCCCCCAACAACAGATTCCCTGA
- the BET1L gene encoding BET1-like protein isoform X1: MEGRRSGQCKAQSPGAVEEVLDRDNKRMADSLASKVTRLKSLALDIDRDVEDQNQYLDGMDTDFTSVTGLLTGSVKRFSTMARSGRDNRKLLCGMAVGLIVVFFMLSYLLSRART; this comes from the exons ATGGAAGGCAGAAGGAGTGGCCAGTGCAAAG CTCAGAGCCCCGGCGCTGTGGAGGAGGTTCTAGACCGGGATAACAAGCGGATGGCTGACAGCTTGGCCTCCAAGGTCACCAGGCTCAAATCG CTGGCTCTGGACATTGATAGGGACGTGGAAGACCAGAACCAGTACCTGGACGGCATG GACACGGACTTCACGAGTGTGACGGGCCTCCTCACGGGGAGCGTGAAGCGCTTTTCCACAATGGCGCGGTCCGGGCGAGACAACCGGAAGCTTCTGTGTGGTATGGCCGTGGGCCTGATTGTGGTCTTCTTCATGCTCTCCTACCTGCTGTCGAGGGCAAGGACGTGA
- the BET1L gene encoding BET1-like protein isoform X2, whose translation MADWARAQSPGAVEEVLDRDNKRMADSLASKVTRLKSLALDIDRDVEDQNQYLDGMDTDFTSVTGLLTGSVKRFSTMARSGRDNRKLLCGMAVGLIVVFFMLSYLLSRART comes from the exons ATGGCGGACTGGGCTCGGG CTCAGAGCCCCGGCGCTGTGGAGGAGGTTCTAGACCGGGATAACAAGCGGATGGCTGACAGCTTGGCCTCCAAGGTCACCAGGCTCAAATCG CTGGCTCTGGACATTGATAGGGACGTGGAAGACCAGAACCAGTACCTGGACGGCATG GACACGGACTTCACGAGTGTGACGGGCCTCCTCACGGGGAGCGTGAAGCGCTTTTCCACAATGGCGCGGTCCGGGCGAGACAACCGGAAGCTTCTGTGTGGTATGGCCGTGGGCCTGATTGTGGTCTTCTTCATGCTCTCCTACCTGCTGTCGAGGGCAAGGACGTGA
- the RIC8A gene encoding synembryn-A isoform X3, translated as MLNKAFLPSGWTNCQSFTFDDAQQEDRKRLAELLVSALEPGLPPSRRTIWLQSVRILSRDRSCLDSFTSRRSLQALACYAGISASPGSVPEPLDMDVVLESLKCLCNLVLSSPVAQVLAAEAGLVVRLAERVRLYRQRSFPHDVQFFDLRLLFLLTALRADVRQQLFQELQGVHLLTEALELTLGMTPGERPPELLPPQETERAMEILKVLFNITFDSIKKEVDEEDTALYRHLGTLLRHCVMVAAAGDRTEEFHGHTVNLLGNLPLKCLDVLLTLEPHEGSLEFLGVNMDVIGVLLSFLEKRLHQTHRLKESVAPALSVLTECARVHRPARKFLKAQVLPPLRDVRTRPEVGELLRNKLVRLMTHLDTDVKRVAAEFLFVLCSESVPRFIKYTGYGNAAGLLAARGLMAGGRPEGQYSEDEDTDTDEYKEAKASINPVTGRVEEKPPDPTEGMTEEQKEHEAMKLVTMFDRLSRHRVIQPMGMSPRGQLTALQDAMREALEAQLDSDPDSDPD; from the exons atgctcaacaaaGCCTTCTTGCCCAGTGGATGGACT AACTGCCAGAGCTTCACGTTTGACGATGCCCAACAGGAGGACAGGAAG AGACTGGCGGAGCTGCTGGTTTCGGCCCTGGAGCCGGGCCTGCCACCTTCCCGCCGCACCATCTGGCTGCAGAGCGTCCGCATCCTGTCTAGGGACCGCAGCTGCCTGGACTCGTTCACCAGCCGCCGGAGCCTGCAGGCACTGGCCTGCTACGCTGGCATCTCCGCCTCCCCGGGCTCGGTCCCCGAACCCCTGGACATGGATGTTGTGCTTGAGTCCCTTAAATGCCTGTGCAACCTCGTGTTAAGCAGCCCCGTGGCACAGGTGCTGGCGGCAGAGGCGGGGCTCGTGGTGAGGCTCGCAGAGCGAGTGCGACTGTACCGCCAGCGCAGCTTCCCGCACGACGTCCAGTTCTTCGACTTGCGCCTCCTCTTCTTGCTAACGGCACTTCGCGCCGACGTGCGCCAGCAGCTGTTTCAGGAGCTGCAGGGAGTGCACCTGCTGACCGAAGCGCTGGAGCTGACGCTGGGAATGACCCCTGGAGAGAGGCCCCCTGAgctcctgcctccccaggagactgAGCGCGCCATGGAGATCCTCAAAGTGCTCTTCAACATCACCTTCGACTCCATCAAGAAGGAAGTGGATGAG GAAGACACTGCCCTTTACCGGCACCTGGGGACCCTTCTGCGGCACTGCGTGATGGTTGCTGCTGCTGGAGACCGCACAGAGGAGTTCCACGG GCACACGGTGAACCTCCTGGGGAACTTGCCCCTCAAATGTCTGGACGTCCTTCTCACTCTGGAACCCCACGAAGGCTCTTTGGAGTTCCTGGGAGTGAACATGGATGTGATTGGCGTTCTCCTGAGCTTCCTGGAGAAGCGTCTGCACCAG ACGCACAGGCTGAAGGAGAGCGTGGCCCCCGCGCTGAGCGTGCTGACGGAGTGTGCCCGCGTGCACCGCCCCGCCAGGAAGTTCCTGAAGGCCCAG GTGCTGCCCCCGCTGCGGGACGTGAGGACCCGGCCCGAGGTGGGGGAGCTGTTGCGGAACAAGCTGGTTCGCCTCATGACGCATCTGGACACCGACGTGAAGAGGGTGGCCGCCGAGTTCCTGTTTGTCTTGTGCTCTGAGAGCG TGCCCCGATTCATCAAGTACACAGGCTACGGGAATGCTGCCGGCCTCCTGGCGGCTAGGGGCCTCATGGCAGGGGGCCGGCCTGAGGGCCAGTACTCGGAGGACGAGGACACGGACACAGACGAGTACAAGGAAGCCAAGGCCAG CATAAACCCCGTGACGGGGAGGGTAGAGGAGAAGCCACCCGACCCCACGGAGGGCATGACGGAGGAACAGAAGGAACACGAGGCCATGAAGCTGGTGACCATGTTTGACAGGCTCTCCAG GCACAGAGTCATCCAGCCCATGGGGATGAGTCCCCGGGGTCAGCTCACAGCCCTGCAGGACGCCATGCGCGAGGCCTTGGAGGCACAGCTCGACTCGGACCCTGACTCGGACCCTGACTGA
- the RIC8A gene encoding synembryn-A isoform X2, which produces MDCPYPRSPGSAAVGLRLPSLWVSLQNCQSFTFDDAQQEDRKRLAELLVSALEPGLPPSRRTIWLQSVRILSRDRSCLDSFTSRRSLQALACYAGISASPGSVPEPLDMDVVLESLKCLCNLVLSSPVAQVLAAEAGLVVRLAERVRLYRQRSFPHDVQFFDLRLLFLLTALRADVRQQLFQELQGVHLLTEALELTLGMTPGERPPELLPPQETERAMEILKVLFNITFDSIKKEVDEEDTALYRHLGTLLRHCVMVAAAGDRTEEFHGHTVNLLGNLPLKCLDVLLTLEPHEGSLEFLGVNMDVIGVLLSFLEKRLHQTHRLKESVAPALSVLTECARVHRPARKFLKAQVLPPLRDVRTRPEVGELLRNKLVRLMTHLDTDVKRVAAEFLFVLCSESVPRFIKYTGYGNAAGLLAARGLMAGGRPEGQYSEDEDTDTDEYKEAKASINPVTGRVEEKPPDPTEGMTEEQKEHEAMKLVTMFDRLSRHRVIQPMGMSPRGQLTALQDAMREALEAQLDSDPDSDPD; this is translated from the exons ATGGACT GTCCCTATCCACGGAGCCCGGGTTCTGCCGCGGTGGGCCTGCGCCTTCCGAGCCTCTGGGTCTCTTTGCAGAACTGCCAGAGCTTCACGTTTGACGATGCCCAACAGGAGGACAGGAAG AGACTGGCGGAGCTGCTGGTTTCGGCCCTGGAGCCGGGCCTGCCACCTTCCCGCCGCACCATCTGGCTGCAGAGCGTCCGCATCCTGTCTAGGGACCGCAGCTGCCTGGACTCGTTCACCAGCCGCCGGAGCCTGCAGGCACTGGCCTGCTACGCTGGCATCTCCGCCTCCCCGGGCTCGGTCCCCGAACCCCTGGACATGGATGTTGTGCTTGAGTCCCTTAAATGCCTGTGCAACCTCGTGTTAAGCAGCCCCGTGGCACAGGTGCTGGCGGCAGAGGCGGGGCTCGTGGTGAGGCTCGCAGAGCGAGTGCGACTGTACCGCCAGCGCAGCTTCCCGCACGACGTCCAGTTCTTCGACTTGCGCCTCCTCTTCTTGCTAACGGCACTTCGCGCCGACGTGCGCCAGCAGCTGTTTCAGGAGCTGCAGGGAGTGCACCTGCTGACCGAAGCGCTGGAGCTGACGCTGGGAATGACCCCTGGAGAGAGGCCCCCTGAgctcctgcctccccaggagactgAGCGCGCCATGGAGATCCTCAAAGTGCTCTTCAACATCACCTTCGACTCCATCAAGAAGGAAGTGGATGAG GAAGACACTGCCCTTTACCGGCACCTGGGGACCCTTCTGCGGCACTGCGTGATGGTTGCTGCTGCTGGAGACCGCACAGAGGAGTTCCACGG GCACACGGTGAACCTCCTGGGGAACTTGCCCCTCAAATGTCTGGACGTCCTTCTCACTCTGGAACCCCACGAAGGCTCTTTGGAGTTCCTGGGAGTGAACATGGATGTGATTGGCGTTCTCCTGAGCTTCCTGGAGAAGCGTCTGCACCAG ACGCACAGGCTGAAGGAGAGCGTGGCCCCCGCGCTGAGCGTGCTGACGGAGTGTGCCCGCGTGCACCGCCCCGCCAGGAAGTTCCTGAAGGCCCAG GTGCTGCCCCCGCTGCGGGACGTGAGGACCCGGCCCGAGGTGGGGGAGCTGTTGCGGAACAAGCTGGTTCGCCTCATGACGCATCTGGACACCGACGTGAAGAGGGTGGCCGCCGAGTTCCTGTTTGTCTTGTGCTCTGAGAGCG TGCCCCGATTCATCAAGTACACAGGCTACGGGAATGCTGCCGGCCTCCTGGCGGCTAGGGGCCTCATGGCAGGGGGCCGGCCTGAGGGCCAGTACTCGGAGGACGAGGACACGGACACAGACGAGTACAAGGAAGCCAAGGCCAG CATAAACCCCGTGACGGGGAGGGTAGAGGAGAAGCCACCCGACCCCACGGAGGGCATGACGGAGGAACAGAAGGAACACGAGGCCATGAAGCTGGTGACCATGTTTGACAGGCTCTCCAG GCACAGAGTCATCCAGCCCATGGGGATGAGTCCCCGGGGTCAGCTCACAGCCCTGCAGGACGCCATGCGCGAGGCCTTGGAGGCACAGCTCGACTCGGACCCTGACTCGGACCCTGACTGA
- the RIC8A gene encoding synembryn-A isoform X1: MEPRAVADAVETGEEDVVMEALRAYNRENCQSFTFDDAQQEDRKRLAELLVSALEPGLPPSRRTIWLQSVRILSRDRSCLDSFTSRRSLQALACYAGISASPGSVPEPLDMDVVLESLKCLCNLVLSSPVAQVLAAEAGLVVRLAERVRLYRQRSFPHDVQFFDLRLLFLLTALRADVRQQLFQELQGVHLLTEALELTLGMTPGERPPELLPPQETERAMEILKVLFNITFDSIKKEVDEEDTALYRHLGTLLRHCVMVAAAGDRTEEFHGHTVNLLGNLPLKCLDVLLTLEPHEGSLEFLGVNMDVIGVLLSFLEKRLHQTHRLKESVAPALSVLTECARVHRPARKFLKAQVLPPLRDVRTRPEVGELLRNKLVRLMTHLDTDVKRVAAEFLFVLCSESVPRFIKYTGYGNAAGLLAARGLMAGGRPEGQYSEDEDTDTDEYKEAKASINPVTGRVEEKPPDPTEGMTEEQKEHEAMKLVTMFDRLSRHRVIQPMGMSPRGQLTALQDAMREALEAQLDSDPDSDPD, encoded by the exons ATGGAGCCCCGGGCGGTTGCGGATGCCGTGGAGACGGGGGAGGAGGACGTAGTTATGGAGGCTTTGCGCGCATACAACCGGGAG AACTGCCAGAGCTTCACGTTTGACGATGCCCAACAGGAGGACAGGAAG AGACTGGCGGAGCTGCTGGTTTCGGCCCTGGAGCCGGGCCTGCCACCTTCCCGCCGCACCATCTGGCTGCAGAGCGTCCGCATCCTGTCTAGGGACCGCAGCTGCCTGGACTCGTTCACCAGCCGCCGGAGCCTGCAGGCACTGGCCTGCTACGCTGGCATCTCCGCCTCCCCGGGCTCGGTCCCCGAACCCCTGGACATGGATGTTGTGCTTGAGTCCCTTAAATGCCTGTGCAACCTCGTGTTAAGCAGCCCCGTGGCACAGGTGCTGGCGGCAGAGGCGGGGCTCGTGGTGAGGCTCGCAGAGCGAGTGCGACTGTACCGCCAGCGCAGCTTCCCGCACGACGTCCAGTTCTTCGACTTGCGCCTCCTCTTCTTGCTAACGGCACTTCGCGCCGACGTGCGCCAGCAGCTGTTTCAGGAGCTGCAGGGAGTGCACCTGCTGACCGAAGCGCTGGAGCTGACGCTGGGAATGACCCCTGGAGAGAGGCCCCCTGAgctcctgcctccccaggagactgAGCGCGCCATGGAGATCCTCAAAGTGCTCTTCAACATCACCTTCGACTCCATCAAGAAGGAAGTGGATGAG GAAGACACTGCCCTTTACCGGCACCTGGGGACCCTTCTGCGGCACTGCGTGATGGTTGCTGCTGCTGGAGACCGCACAGAGGAGTTCCACGG GCACACGGTGAACCTCCTGGGGAACTTGCCCCTCAAATGTCTGGACGTCCTTCTCACTCTGGAACCCCACGAAGGCTCTTTGGAGTTCCTGGGAGTGAACATGGATGTGATTGGCGTTCTCCTGAGCTTCCTGGAGAAGCGTCTGCACCAG ACGCACAGGCTGAAGGAGAGCGTGGCCCCCGCGCTGAGCGTGCTGACGGAGTGTGCCCGCGTGCACCGCCCCGCCAGGAAGTTCCTGAAGGCCCAG GTGCTGCCCCCGCTGCGGGACGTGAGGACCCGGCCCGAGGTGGGGGAGCTGTTGCGGAACAAGCTGGTTCGCCTCATGACGCATCTGGACACCGACGTGAAGAGGGTGGCCGCCGAGTTCCTGTTTGTCTTGTGCTCTGAGAGCG TGCCCCGATTCATCAAGTACACAGGCTACGGGAATGCTGCCGGCCTCCTGGCGGCTAGGGGCCTCATGGCAGGGGGCCGGCCTGAGGGCCAGTACTCGGAGGACGAGGACACGGACACAGACGAGTACAAGGAAGCCAAGGCCAG CATAAACCCCGTGACGGGGAGGGTAGAGGAGAAGCCACCCGACCCCACGGAGGGCATGACGGAGGAACAGAAGGAACACGAGGCCATGAAGCTGGTGACCATGTTTGACAGGCTCTCCAG GCACAGAGTCATCCAGCCCATGGGGATGAGTCCCCGGGGTCAGCTCACAGCCCTGCAGGACGCCATGCGCGAGGCCTTGGAGGCACAGCTCGACTCGGACCCTGACTCGGACCCTGACTGA
- the RIC8A gene encoding synembryn-A isoform X4: MDVVLESLKCLCNLVLSSPVAQVLAAEAGLVVRLAERVRLYRQRSFPHDVQFFDLRLLFLLTALRADVRQQLFQELQGVHLLTEALELTLGMTPGERPPELLPPQETERAMEILKVLFNITFDSIKKEVDEEDTALYRHLGTLLRHCVMVAAAGDRTEEFHGHTVNLLGNLPLKCLDVLLTLEPHEGSLEFLGVNMDVIGVLLSFLEKRLHQTHRLKESVAPALSVLTECARVHRPARKFLKAQVLPPLRDVRTRPEVGELLRNKLVRLMTHLDTDVKRVAAEFLFVLCSESVPRFIKYTGYGNAAGLLAARGLMAGGRPEGQYSEDEDTDTDEYKEAKASINPVTGRVEEKPPDPTEGMTEEQKEHEAMKLVTMFDRLSRHRVIQPMGMSPRGQLTALQDAMREALEAQLDSDPDSDPD, encoded by the exons ATGGATGTTGTGCTTGAGTCCCTTAAATGCCTGTGCAACCTCGTGTTAAGCAGCCCCGTGGCACAGGTGCTGGCGGCAGAGGCGGGGCTCGTGGTGAGGCTCGCAGAGCGAGTGCGACTGTACCGCCAGCGCAGCTTCCCGCACGACGTCCAGTTCTTCGACTTGCGCCTCCTCTTCTTGCTAACGGCACTTCGCGCCGACGTGCGCCAGCAGCTGTTTCAGGAGCTGCAGGGAGTGCACCTGCTGACCGAAGCGCTGGAGCTGACGCTGGGAATGACCCCTGGAGAGAGGCCCCCTGAgctcctgcctccccaggagactgAGCGCGCCATGGAGATCCTCAAAGTGCTCTTCAACATCACCTTCGACTCCATCAAGAAGGAAGTGGATGAG GAAGACACTGCCCTTTACCGGCACCTGGGGACCCTTCTGCGGCACTGCGTGATGGTTGCTGCTGCTGGAGACCGCACAGAGGAGTTCCACGG GCACACGGTGAACCTCCTGGGGAACTTGCCCCTCAAATGTCTGGACGTCCTTCTCACTCTGGAACCCCACGAAGGCTCTTTGGAGTTCCTGGGAGTGAACATGGATGTGATTGGCGTTCTCCTGAGCTTCCTGGAGAAGCGTCTGCACCAG ACGCACAGGCTGAAGGAGAGCGTGGCCCCCGCGCTGAGCGTGCTGACGGAGTGTGCCCGCGTGCACCGCCCCGCCAGGAAGTTCCTGAAGGCCCAG GTGCTGCCCCCGCTGCGGGACGTGAGGACCCGGCCCGAGGTGGGGGAGCTGTTGCGGAACAAGCTGGTTCGCCTCATGACGCATCTGGACACCGACGTGAAGAGGGTGGCCGCCGAGTTCCTGTTTGTCTTGTGCTCTGAGAGCG TGCCCCGATTCATCAAGTACACAGGCTACGGGAATGCTGCCGGCCTCCTGGCGGCTAGGGGCCTCATGGCAGGGGGCCGGCCTGAGGGCCAGTACTCGGAGGACGAGGACACGGACACAGACGAGTACAAGGAAGCCAAGGCCAG CATAAACCCCGTGACGGGGAGGGTAGAGGAGAAGCCACCCGACCCCACGGAGGGCATGACGGAGGAACAGAAGGAACACGAGGCCATGAAGCTGGTGACCATGTTTGACAGGCTCTCCAG GCACAGAGTCATCCAGCCCATGGGGATGAGTCCCCGGGGTCAGCTCACAGCCCTGCAGGACGCCATGCGCGAGGCCTTGGAGGCACAGCTCGACTCGGACCCTGACTCGGACCCTGACTGA